A genomic window from Paraburkholderia phytofirmans OLGA172 includes:
- a CDS encoding helix-turn-helix domain-containing protein → MNRSTENIDHLERSVGDNRLRHALAARLDRAFKRAGVSSAQAAKWLGVSEDDVQYWLRGITVPPLNACTRLAAILNLDVHWLCTGQPQVA, encoded by the coding sequence ATGAACCGGAGTACCGAAAATATCGACCACCTCGAACGTAGCGTCGGGGACAACCGCCTCAGGCACGCTCTCGCCGCACGCCTTGACAGAGCATTTAAACGGGCCGGCGTCAGCTCGGCCCAGGCCGCGAAGTGGTTAGGCGTGAGTGAAGACGACGTGCAGTATTGGCTGCGCGGAATCACGGTTCCGCCGCTAAACGCTTGTACGCGTCTCGCCGCTATCCTCAATCTCGATGTGCACTGGCTTTGCACGGGGCAACCCCAGGTCGCCTAG
- a CDS encoding IS4 family transposase has product MKTRDDAGAWVDEEFETLDLGDPRRDRRAKELVKRFASRPTASIPGACEGWAETMAAYRFLGNERIDWRDMMQPHWDRTTTRMGQLPVVLCIADTTELNFNGQDIEGAGPLSYEAQVGMYLHATYAVTPDREPLGVMNAWMWAREPRDANGRRGGVRESVRWVESYEIVAEQARALPDTRLVYVADREGDIAALMQRAQELGEPADWLMRSQHNRALKGEANLWETVHASEVVGHISFVLPGRSGQKAREVRQELRSQRITLPGRAGVTLTCLEAYEVDAPAGVKPVIWRLVTNREAGDAHALIELVDWYRARWEIEMFFNVLKNACRVEALQLSQMERVEKALALYMVVSWRIARLMRVGRTCPELDASLFFAADEIHGAHVLCKKARPKKPPTLSQVIRMIASLGGFLGRKSDGEPGAKTLWIGMQRVMDAVITIQILRDGYDTSV; this is encoded by the coding sequence ATGAAGACTCGAGACGACGCGGGAGCATGGGTGGACGAGGAATTTGAGACGCTGGATTTGGGTGATCCACGGCGAGACCGGCGCGCGAAGGAGCTGGTCAAGCGGTTCGCCAGCCGGCCCACGGCCAGCATTCCGGGCGCGTGCGAAGGCTGGGCCGAGACGATGGCGGCATATCGTTTTCTGGGCAATGAGCGCATCGACTGGCGCGACATGATGCAGCCGCATTGGGACCGTACCACGACGCGCATGGGGCAGTTGCCGGTGGTGCTTTGCATTGCCGATACGACAGAGCTGAACTTTAACGGTCAGGACATTGAAGGGGCCGGCCCGCTCAGTTATGAAGCACAGGTGGGCATGTATCTTCACGCGACCTATGCGGTGACACCGGATCGGGAGCCGCTGGGTGTGATGAACGCATGGATGTGGGCGCGCGAACCACGCGATGCAAACGGCAGGCGTGGCGGTGTCAGGGAAAGTGTGCGGTGGGTCGAAAGCTATGAGATCGTGGCCGAACAGGCACGGGCCCTGCCTGACACGCGACTGGTGTATGTGGCCGATCGTGAAGGCGACATCGCCGCGCTCATGCAGCGTGCGCAGGAACTGGGTGAACCGGCGGACTGGCTGATGCGCTCGCAGCACAATCGCGCCCTGAAGGGCGAAGCGAATTTGTGGGAGACGGTGCACGCCAGTGAGGTGGTCGGCCACATCAGCTTCGTGCTGCCCGGGCGCAGCGGCCAGAAGGCGCGTGAAGTGAGGCAGGAACTGCGTAGCCAGCGCATCACGCTGCCCGGGCGTGCCGGTGTCACGCTCACCTGCCTCGAGGCGTATGAAGTGGATGCGCCAGCGGGTGTGAAGCCCGTCATCTGGCGTCTTGTGACCAACCGCGAAGCGGGCGATGCGCATGCGCTCATCGAACTCGTTGACTGGTACCGCGCGAGGTGGGAAATAGAAATGTTCTTCAACGTCCTGAAGAACGCCTGCCGGGTTGAAGCGCTGCAACTCTCACAGATGGAGCGCGTGGAGAAGGCGCTCGCGCTGTACATGGTCGTATCGTGGCGTATCGCACGGCTCATGCGTGTCGGCAGAACCTGTCCGGAGCTGGACGCGTCGTTGTTCTTCGCGGCTGACGAGATACACGGCGCTCACGTGCTCTGTAAGAAGGCGCGTCCGAAAAAACCACCGACGCTCAGCCAGGTGATACGGATGATCGCGTCACTGGGAGGATTCCTCGGGCGCAAGAGCGACGGCGAACCGGGCGCGAAGACGCTGTGGATTGGCATGCAGCGAGTCATGGATGCTGTGATCACCATTCAGATCTTGCGCGACGGTTACGACACTTCTGTATAA
- the phaP gene encoding TIGR01841 family phasin (Members of this family are phasins (small proteins associated with inclusions such as PHA granules). Note that several different families of phasins have been named PhaP despite very little sequence similarity to each other.) yields MSSPVPEQLIAAHKAALEATFGVLTKGFEGIEKLAELNLQAVKSTVAKNQDIIAKAFSAKDPQELYALQTREVQPATEKAQSYWRHVYEIISGTQAEIAAIAEAQFKQHQHNAQALFDGLSKDTPAGFETALSALKAFIKTTNEASSVTYETAKKATKQAVAIAESNVSAASSASARRTGQVVVAVDAVEK; encoded by the coding sequence ATGAGCAGTCCTGTGCCCGAACAACTGATAGCCGCGCATAAAGCCGCCCTTGAGGCAACCTTTGGTGTCCTGACCAAAGGTTTCGAAGGCATTGAGAAGCTGGCTGAGCTGAACCTGCAAGCGGTCAAATCGACCGTTGCCAAAAATCAGGACATCATCGCCAAGGCGTTTTCGGCCAAAGACCCACAGGAGCTATACGCGCTGCAGACGCGTGAGGTACAACCCGCCACAGAAAAAGCGCAGTCGTACTGGCGACACGTCTACGAAATCATATCCGGTACCCAAGCCGAAATCGCCGCGATCGCTGAAGCTCAGTTCAAGCAGCACCAGCACAATGCACAAGCGTTATTCGACGGTCTCTCGAAGGACACCCCGGCAGGATTCGAGACCGCCTTGTCGGCATTGAAGGCATTCATCAAGACAACTAACGAGGCCTCCAGCGTGACATACGAAACGGCCAAAAAAGCGACGAAGCAAGCAGTAGCGATTGCCGAAAGCAATGTTAGCGCTGCGTCTTCCGCCTCGGCCAGGCGGACCGGACAGGTCGTTGTAGCAGTGGACGCCGTGGAGAAGTAG